The window GGGCAGGCGGCGGGTGGCGGCGCATCACTAGCGCTCCCGGccgtaacatattataataacttcgCAAAATAGGGATAAAACAATTTTCCTCCGGCGAAATTCATTTGGCGGACATTTCATTATGTTCCCGGATTGGATTAagtttttgatgaaattaaatgCTGGTGTCGGGGTGCAATCTGGGCACCGTCTCCCTTCCCGCCGGCACaccccgccgccgcccgcgacCCGTTCGTAaacacataaaagaaaatactcATTGAACACTTTCTAATCCGAGATTAAAATGCACACTCGAGGAAGTTTCGAATCGTTCAACGGCTTTGATTAAGTATAAGTACAATTCATTCGGAGGATATTAGTTCAAATACTTTTATCGTCAATTTTGTAATTACTGcgaataataaaacttaagacAACTCAGGTTGACGAATCAATGGTAAGGATGGCATTTCCTCAGTTTATGGGCAAGCGTGCGGCTCAATATCAGACAAGCGAACTGCTCGTCATTCAGTTGCATAAAGAACTTGACTAAAAATAAGGTTGATCTTTGCGATGCGGGGCGGGGACACCTCCCCGCCACCGTGTTAGCCAGGATATCTCCGCGTCGACACATCAACAgatcgttttaaaataatccGCGCCGTTTGATCTGTGCGCAGCGCGCCACTCTCGCTTCGATGTTAACTCTCTGTAATCTGTATCCCTCTTTTACGAAGATTATTCTTTTTCAGACGTGATTTATAGAATTATGCCAAATACAGAACCTATGGAGGGAAGTCATGAcgtcaaatataattaaagccGAATATCCATttaaagttatgtaattttgataaagcactattaaaaaaatgtgctatatacttatttaattaaaagtaaatacacgaataaaatatattcaaataaaattaggcaccgattgcaaaaaaatatatagtgggcatataaacataaaaacacaaattggGGAAACAGTAGTTACATTGCCTCTTTACTTTTTACATAATTTCCTATCACGCCGGTTGTTATGAAGTACATTTAGTTTTTGGATTACAGTCGTTTTTGCAGtcggtttattttttgttaatatttgttatgtcATCAGTAGGTTTGATATGagctacataaaataataacccaTGCCTACGCTTTTCCTCAAAGTATTAAATATCACATCTTAATATTACGTTATAAGTGTGTagttttcgaataaaatacatattcaaGGCAGAACTCGCGGTACATTTGCATTCATAGAACACACCTTCAATCTGACGCTGATGTGGTGTGAGTAGAATTAGATGCGGATAAAGCGGCGCCGtcgtggtggtggtggtggcaGCGGTGGCGGTGCGTGCGTCAATAAACCGCGTGACCTAGTGCAGCGGATATTATCAGCGAATATTCGCGCGGCATTCGTATGCATGGAACATCCGCCTAATTTGCCAAATCATTGGCCGGATCACGATGAGCTTCTATAAACCCGATCGCACAAAAAATGTAACGAGAAAATTCACGAGATTATTGCGGCTTAGTAATGTTAGGTTCCGtttggtgtttttattttactctatAAATTGACTCTCTTCGAGAAGATGCTGGTTTGTGGCCAGGTTTATATCAAGCCATGTTAATTCAGAGCGCGCGGTGGTAGGCTGgtcttttttttacttataatgaAGTAAAATTACTGTTTAATGGTCACCATGACACGTGATTTCTTACAACATCACACCGACATTAGCTGCGTCACTACTAATATTTAGGAAAGGAACAGGATAGGTTTCAGACATAAGAGAATATAAGGAAaccgtaaaattatatttccgaACCGAATGATACATAGGTTTAACATTTTATGCGAAGATTCCTTGCTGagaagaaatttaaatttaagaaagTGTGAGAACTACGGATTTGATGTTAACTTAGAGGCGGGCTCCGCGCCGGGCGGGAAGACAGTTACCGTTCTGCGGCGGTTCCGGCGGGCTCCTGAAAACTTAGCGACGGAAAAAAGTGTGGAACAAATTGTCGAGTTCCGTCGACGTTCACTAGATGAGCGTCTTTATAATGCAAATTACACTGATTGTTCCCATCGCATCGGATCGCGCTAATTTACGGTCTTACACCCTCGCCCACGACGCGGCCCCCTCCCGGCGCTCGCCCGCACCCAGGCTCTTAGCCGAGCCGCTCGGCAGCCGTGTGAATTTTGTCGATGGCGGCGGATCAAGTGTGATTGCATCTCAAATTGGACTCGTGGATTGTTCGAGACGCCGCGCGGGAAAATTTGCGAGGGGATCGTCGCGCGTGTATAGAAGTGGGTGTACGATTGGTAGTGTCGATTAGGGTTGCGAGTAACGATATTAGTGAATTGTAATGCTAAATGCAGACGATCGCTTTGTCTTGCGGACAATTTTAACGGGCTAACACCCGATTATATTACTTGATCATTATTATGGGTGCATACTATTATGATaactaacaataaacattaacgGTATATCATATGGTGCTTCTAAATGATGTTATTATGGCGTCAACATGTGGCAGGGACGTTCATCTTACTGGTGGCTGTAGATTACTGGTGTTTTGCGAGATTACAACACAGAGCTGCGTCATCCTTCAATTACTTATCGGCATTAGATTGATCTCGCACAATTATAGTTGAATCATATGTGTAGCGAGCGTGCCACGAACTCAGCTAACGAGCACGCCGCGTGCGTCGCCGTGGAGCAtattatagcctgaccaggaaataTAACCTGTTTGGGGGGTGCTACTTCTATTTCGTTTTAAGGTTAATGTTAGTACaataaattagttccatattttaccacaacactgtgatgtttttatttttctgggtCTCTATGCCACACGAAATAGTTAACCACtgaaatttacttgaaatttgaTGTTTATGTAGTGTGCAGGACGATTAAAACATtcagcaaaaattaaaaatgcaggGTGACCGATATACGCAGGCGAAGAAAACAAGAGAGAGGGAAATGTCTTCCGTCTCGATCACACACACAAGAAGAGAGAGGACAACATCTTCCGTCTCGACCACACACACACGGAGCGAGAGAGAAACATCTTCCGTCTCGCTCACACACGCCGCCTACGTGAAGGCGCCGCCCGCGCGCTCTGATTGGCCGAGCCGCGCCCACGCATGCAGCGCTCCGACTCCGAGGTGCGGGACTCAAGAGCTCGATATAAATGAGCGAATTCACCCCGACCAGCCATTCCGCTCTGAGCACCCGACTCGAGCGGTCCCTTTGGCTTTTTCCGAGTACCTGCTCGGTAAAGCCATTGTCCCGTTTCCGAGTACCTGCTCGGAACGACCGCAGCGACCTCGCTGCACACCACGGACAAAGGGAACAATAGGGCATTGTCCCTGTTGTTACCTGCGTCCATTGTTTGGGTCCGGCCGCGTCCTTCTCAGGACAGGGTCAAACCCGTTTCTGTATCGTTTCTCGACAATTTTGCCCCTTCAGGGTTAGCTCGGTGGTAAACCTAACGGTGCTAACAAGCCGAGCTAGCGGTGACCCGGCCCGCGCTGCGCCCCTTCAGGGCTAAAGCGAAGCCGGACGGGTGCGGACAAGGAAGCTGTGGAGACACACCACAGTTTCCCCCGCATATCTCCTTCCCAACCCTACCCTTCCTTTTCACTCCATCCCGTGTGACGGTTGAGCGTGCGGACCCTAAAAGGTCCAATACCGTTTACGTCGCACGGATTGTTAGGAACCCTTTCGCACAATAAGATTGGCAAAGGGATACAAGCTTAGGGCACACCTAATTTTAAGTACATCCCCCCTCGCCTACACCCGGCGGGGAGGGTCACTCACGCACACAATCCCGGGCACACCCACCCGGGGACGTTTGTTCGTTTCACGTAAAATCACGCGTTCGCTCTCTGTGCGATAGCCGCCTGGTTTCTTGTGGGTTCTTTCCCAGGCGGAACGCACCCGGGTCCCGAACCCACTCGCGGCCCTTTCACTATTCTTTTTAAGTGCCCCTAGGCCCGGATTCGCCCGCAATGGCTGAATCTAGGCCTATGGACACTGACGAGCCGGCGGCGGATGTCAACAAGGCTAAACACGCCATGTTGACAACTCTCGCCGAATACATTAGGAGCGACCCTATGTTCTGCTCCCTGGTCCACTCCCTAGTGGTTGCCAATGCCCCCCGTGCGGTGCCTGACTCGCCGGAGTCACCCGCTTCACCCGCGTCACCCGCGACCTCTACCGACTCATCTGAGTCATCCTCTTCCTCCGACTCGTCGGAGTCGGCCGAGTCCTCGGACGGACCTAGTCCGCCCGGGAGCCCGGCCGGAGCCGTCGATCCCGACCTCGCCATGGATTCCGATCCAGGCGCACCCCAGCTTTCCGCTGTCCCCGTCGCTTGCGCGTCCAAGCGACCTGTTTCCCCTGACCCCAGCGAATCGCGGTCTGGGGCCGCGTCGTCGGAACTcgacgacgacggcttcacGACCGTGAGGAACGGGCGCAGGAAGAAGCAGCGTGGCTCAGACGCTCCTGCGTCCCAAGCGCCTTCTGCGCCGTCCGCGCCTTCTGCGCATAAACAAAAACCCGCGGCTTCCCAGCCCGCGCCCGCTAGCTCGACGGATTCGTCGCCACCGACTTAACCTAAGGGGCCTAAAAGCCACCGAAGGTTAATCTTCAGCTTCCTGAAGGGGCCTCCCTTCAGTCCTTTTGATGCCTCACCCGTGGGGGCATTAAAATCCCGCCCAATGCCTGGAACAGTGGCCAAAAACTGCTGTCCCTCCAGCCCGGGTCAATTAGCGATCACCGCGAGTTGACCAAATTTCTAGATAGCAAACGCTATCATTATTACACCTTTGCGCTCCCGGACGAGCGCCGCTATAGGTACGTCATCCGTGGCATACCCCTCCAAATGTCGGCCGCCGAGGTCCAACAAGGCCTCCAGGCCAAGGGCATCGCAGCCCTAGAGGTGCACCGGATGCACCGTAAATCGCGCTTAGTCACGACGTGGCATACAATACGAGATGGTCCTCGCCATCTTGGCTACCCCGCGGACGTAAAGCTCTTTACGAGCTTCGCGACATCTCGGGCCTTGGCGGCTTCACCGTCGAGACCCCACATAAGACTAGCGAGGTTGCGCAGTGTCACAACTGCCAGAAGTATGGCCACAACTCGCGTGGCTGTCGCCTCCCCGCCAGGTGCGTCAAGTGCCTCGGCGAGCACGGCACGTCAGAGTGCCCGCGTCCGAAAGATAGGTCCCAGTGCACGGAGCCGCCTTCGTGCACCAACTGCCGGCAATCTGGCCATCCGGCCACTTACCGGGGTGCCCACGGGCACCCAAATACAAAGTCCAATTATAGGACCAATCAGGCCCCTAAGGCCAAGGCCCCTCAGgccgaaaaattcgttttggccCCAGCCCCGACACGTAACCCGTGGTTTCCCGCCACGGTACGTGCCGACTCGCGTCCCCAGGCCCAGGGCGGTGGTTCTCCCGGAGGATCTCCCGCCACCCCGGCCACAACACCAGCAGCGGCGGCCACTGTTCCCGCTCCCGTCCCAACGCCCTCGACCTCCAAGGCTACCTCTTCCAAGGTAGTCAAGTCGAAGGCTCCCGCACCATCCAAACCCCAGGTGGCGGCGACTCCGGCGTCTAGCGGCGCGGCTTCTTCATTCTCTCTGGTTTCCCCAGAGATTATCGAACTCCACGCGCTGATCCACGACTGCTCGTCCAAAATGAAGGCACTGGGCCGCTCTGACTCAGTCCTTTTCGCCCAAATTTATAACGCGCAACAGCGCATATTCCAGCTCACCATGGAATccattttctctccgtaatggcttctccaaacggaaataacccatcgcgactcaagcctcgctccctcagagtgggctttttcaaccttaatggtatacgcggccaacgagccgaactctcagactttgctcgcgatcataaattggacgtcttcctcctccaggaaacgttcctcaaaccctcccaacgcagtcccaaactccccaatttcaatctcgtgcgaaacgatcgcaccgatggccctaaaggtggcactctcatttactacaaaaggtccctgcattgcatacctctcgaCCCCCGAAAGCCTGAGCAGCATTGAGGCTTCAGTGTGCAGGCTTTCTATGACAGGACACCCGccgatcactctgatctcggcctatctctctcccagtaaggagcttcactccaaCGAACTTGTAACCCTACTTAGTATGggggagtccgtccttctggcgggcgacCTTAACGCCAAGAACACTCTCTGGAACTGCAACTCTACCAATGGTAGGGGTGCGGTACTCGAGAGCTGTCTTGACGAGATTGACATGAGCATTCTGGTTCCTTCTGAACCCACGCACTATAGCTTCGTAGACGATAGTTACAGACcagatattttagatatagCACTCGTAAGGAACGTATGTCTCAACGTGCGTTCCCTGCGAGTGTTACACGAGTTAGATTCAgaccacagacctgtgatcCTAGATCTAGGCCCCATAACGGTCCCTCAGACACAGGTCCTAACGACAGGGTGAAAGTGTCGACGAATTGGCGGCTCTTGAGCACCAAACTCGCCGATACTTCATCTAATGCTCTCTCTTCtattccgcccaacatcgtgactcgcgaggaaacgaccggcgcgattcgctccttcaccaaccatctacaccacgtcttgagcgaaagctccgagagggtgcccgagaccggtaacggtcaagggcatcttcccgatgacgtgagatgggtgctgaggaggcgaaacgcagcactaaaggcctgcgtgtctgaccctccccggatcgacggcgtctcgcgcgttacctccaacgtgaggccagacgtcgcgtaaaggacgccgtcgattcgaggtgggagcagcacttgtcggaaatccaaccgacccacatggccttttggaagctggtccgctctttcaagagaaaggatgtggcctcttttccagcgctcaatcgtccgaatcaacgccccgcgtttgacgacgacgagaaagcggatttattagcctccaccctgcagtctcaatgctcgctcgaaacaattcccgtagaccacgatcatcttgttgcggtagacacttttgtcgaaagtaggaacgcgatcccttcgccgcctattccgcgaccatttcaaacaatcgacccggacgtcgacgcgcccccgacccctcgcgccggtgacgatcgaagaagtcgtcactctgatcaaggcactaaataggcgaaaagccccggggctgacggtatccccactaggttactgaaaatgctaccggggcatctggtcaagattcttgctgacatcctcaatgcagcattccagaactgctactttcctgaggcctggaaagaagcagtcgtgataggaattcacaagccgggtaaacccgcgtcagaaccggcctcttataggcccattagcctaCTTAGCacgatagggaaactttatgagcggatcgtcctcgaccgtctcaaaatagtagctcactcccacaatctgctccctccagagcagtttggttttcgaaataggcacagttgcgtgcatcagatactccgcatcacggagcatgtctatTCCAGATTTAAGTTAGGATTctataccggtgctctcttcttcgatattgagaaagcattcgacaaagtgtggcacaacggcttgttgtacaagctgtacactctcaacgtgcccacacagctcgtgcacatcatacgagagttttgtcgaatcgcggtttcaaatatcgtgtcgagggcaccctctcctctcgtcataccatctcggccggagtcccgcaaggctccgcgctatcaccttttctattctcgctatatactagcgatattcctaaatacaaagacgcccatctggcgctcttcgcggacgacacggcgatctacgcttcacgtagagaaccggaacatgtggtgcgcattttgcaggccgccgccgaccagctcggcgagtggtttcgcaaatggcgcatcactgtCAACCCTCAAAAGCCAAGCTATCCTATTCCATAGGAAGCTTCAGAAAgaagcgcctaacgcttcagttagattgtctggccaaatcatcccttggacccacaaggtcaaatatctaggtgtgaTCCTTGATCAGAGGTTGACTTTCgccccacacgtaaatgcggtacgcgcgcgagccgcattcgcgatgggccagctccactggctcttaaacagaaaagtaagatgtctatccgcaacaagattaggatctttactacgtgcgttagaccgatcatgacgtacgcgtccccgtattcgcgcatataccgcctgctcgacttcagcgtctgcaggtgttacaaaacaaattcctcagacgtgcactcgatgccccgtggtacgttcgcaatcgcaacctccacgtggacaccgatatgccgaccatcaggcactttatgcacatggccagcagacgctatttcgataaggcggtcaatcacccgaatCCGTTAATCCgactaaattctaaatacactccatttgaccgcgccaaatggagaagaccgcgttcagtcttatcagatccagaggacgatataactctggcaatacgtagaaagcacgagctgcttaaaagctcaaacactcaacacgaccgctgctccgtcctcgccgtcgaggacctcgccgcgtccccgtcctcccgacccttctgataattccggcccgggcgCCGATGTAATCATGTTAGACGGTTAGGTCGTTTTTCGCTcctttcgcgtttccataatcgctgatgtccccaaaaacatcctctctcagtggccgtcctgagccgaggtcgtgaccctttagaaggtcgccctcagcatggtcacttaagggctcgcagtgcctaaagcacgcacccgcaagaccggtgtgtttgtataagccggcccttgccaggctaacaaacgtaagacagTGCTCAAAAAACCAGCGCAGTTAGTTCGAGATCGCCGACAAGACAACAAGTTCA of the Manduca sexta isolate Smith_Timp_Sample1 unplaced genomic scaffold, JHU_Msex_v1.0 HiC_scaffold_2848, whole genome shotgun sequence genome contains:
- the LOC119192500 gene encoding predicted GPI-anchored protein 58 codes for the protein MAESRPMDTDEPAADVNKAKHAMLTTLAEYIRSDPMFCSLVHSLVVANAPRAVPDSPESPASPASPATSTDSSESSSSSDSSESAESSDGPSPPGSPAGAVDPDLAMDSDPGAPQLSAVPVACASKRPVSPDPSESRSGAASSELDDDGFTTVRNGRRKKQRGSDAPASQAPSAPSAPSAHKQKPAASQPAPASSTDSSPPT